Part of the Rhabdothermincola salaria genome is shown below.
CATGGCCGCCCGCATCCGGGATGCGGGGCACCGCCCCGGCATCTGGCTGGCGCCGTTCCTCGCCGCCCCCGACTCAGAGGTGGCCACGACCCATCCCGACTGGCTGGCCCGGTTCCCCGACGGCTCCCCGCTCATCACCATGTTCAACCCGCCGTGGGGCGGCGGCCTCGACGGGTTCATGTACGGCCTCGACACCAGCCATCCGGAGGTGCTGGCCCACCTCGAGGCGGTGGCCGCCACGCTCGTGCACGCGGGCTTCACCTACCTGAAGCTGGACTTCACGTTCAGCCCTTCCTTCGACGGCGTCTGGCACGACCGCTCCCTGACCCCCGCCCAGCGGGTGCGCGCCGGGTTCGACGCCGTCCGCGCCGGCGCCGACCGGGCGGCCCGGATCGCCGCCCCCGACGAGGGGGCCTTCCTCCTGGGCTGCGGAGCGCCGCTGGCCCACGTGGTGGGGGTCGTCGACGGCAACCGCATCGGTGCCGACGTCGCCCCCTCCTGGCCGGTCGAACCCGCCACCGAGCCGCTGGCCGGCTACGTCGAGAGCCAACCCTCCACGGCCAACGCCTGGCGCAACACCGCGGCTCGCAGCTCCATGCACCGCCGACTCTGGCTCAACGACCCCGACTGCGTGATGTTGCGCACCGACCACACCGCCCTCGGTGAGACGGCGGCCACCACCTGGGCCCACGCCGTCGGCGTGTCGGGAGGCATGGCGTTGGTGTCCGACGACCTGGCGTTGCTCGGCCCCGACGCCCGGCGGCTGTTCGACGAGGTCATCGCCCTGGGTCGCATCGCCGACGACGCCGCCCGGGCGGGGTCGCCACCCCGACCACCGGGCCTGATGGCCGCCGAGGCACCCGAACGGTTGTCGTCGGCCGCCGGTTCTCTCGTGGTGGAGGTCCCGACCGGCCGCTCCCGCCTCGACCGAGGCTGACCGGAGTTCAGACGATGAGGTCGCCGACGTCGCCGCGGACCAGCGTGCGGTACAGCTCGGCGTAGAGGCCCTCGGCGGCGAGCAGCTCCTCATGGCGCCCGGACTCCACCAGGCGCCCACGGTCGATCACCAGGATCTTGTCGGCGCTGCGGATGGTGGACAGGCGATGGGCGATCACGAGGGCGGTGCGACCCTCGAGCGCGGTGGCCAGCGCCTGTTGCACGAGCGACTCGTTCTCGCTGTCGAGGTGGCTGGTGGCCTCGTCGAGCACCACCACCGCTGGGTCCTTCACCAGCATCCGGGCGATGGCGAGGCGTTGCTTCTCGCCGCCGGACAGCCGGTAGCCCCGCTCGCCGACGACGGTGTCGTAGCCCTCGGGCAGGGCGGTGATGACCTCGTGGATCTGGGCCGCCCGGCAGGCGCCGATCAGCTCGGCGTCGGTGGCGTCGGGACGCGCGTAGCGCAGGTTGGAGGCCACCGTGTCGTGGAAGAGGTGCGGGTCCTGGCTGACCACCCCGACCGCGTCGCGCAGCGAGTCGAGGGTGAGGTCGCGAACGTCGTGGCCGTCGATGCGCACGGCACCGCCGGTCACGTCGTACAGGCGGGGCACCAGCGAGCTGAGCGTCGTCTTGCCCGCGCCCGAGGGGCCCACCAGGGCGACCAGCTGGCCCGGTTCGACGCTGACGGTGACGTCGTGGAGCACCTCGACACCGACCTGGTCGTCGAGGTCCGTGCCCGGGGCCTCGAGCGACGCCAACGACACCTGGCTGGCGGCCGGGTACCGGAACGAGACGTGGTCGAACTCGATGCCTCCCTTGGGGGCCTCGAGGGCCACCGCCCCGTCGCGATCGGTGATGGGGTTGGGCAGGTCGAGCACCTCGAAGACCCGGTCGAACGACACGAGGGCGGTCATCACGTCGACCCGGGCGTTGGAGAGCCCCGTGAGCGGGGCGTAGATGCGAGCGACCAACGCGGCGAGGGCGACCATGGTGCCCAGCGTGATGGTGCCGCTGATGACCAGTTGGCCGCCGAACCAGTAGACGAGGGCCGTGCCGATGGCCCCCACGAGCGTGAGCGCGATGAAGAACGTGCGCCCGTACATGGCGCTGCGGATGCCGATGTCGCGCACCCTCCCGGCGCGCGACGAGAACTCCGTCGACTCGCGCGAGCGATGCCCGAAGAGCTTGACCAGCAGGGCACCCGACACGTTGAAGCGCTCGGTCATGGTGGTGTTCATCGAGGCGTTGAGGTCGAACCCCTCCCGGGTCATGGCCGAGAGGCGCCGGCCGACCCGTTTGGCCGGGATGATGAAGATCGGGAGGACGACGAGGGTCATCAGCGTGAGGCGCCATTCGAGGGCCAACATGGCCGCCAGCGTGGTGACGAGCACGATGACGTTGGACACCACCGACCCGAGCGTGGTGGTGACGGCGCGCTGGGCACCGATGACATCGTTGTTGAGTCGACTCATCAGCGCACCGGTCTGGGTGCGGGTGAAGAAGGCGATCGGCATGGCCGACACGTGGTCGAAGAGCTTCACCCGCAGGTCGTAGATGACCCCCTCGCCGATGCGGGCCGAGTACCAACGTTCGACGAACGACAAGGCGGCCGCGGTGAGGGCGGCTCCGACGATGAGGGCCGCCAGCAGGTGCAGGGCGCTGCGGTCGCCCTCGGGGATGGCCTGGTCGATGATGCGCCGCAGCAGCAACGGCGGCACCAGCTCGAGCAGGGCCTGCACGACGATGACGCCGATGAACCCGACGATGGCGCCCGTGTAGGGCCGGGCGAACGAGAGGACCCGGCGCATGGTGCGGCGGCCGAGCTTGACGCCCTTGACCCGGTCGGGGTCCGAGCCCATCAGCATGTGGGGGGACTGGTGCATGAGACCCGCCAGGCTACGGCGGGCTGACCCGGACCACGCCACCGGGCGGGCGCGTGGTCGAGGCGTTGAGTGGCGGAGAGTGTGGGATTCGAACCCACGGTGACCCGAAGGCCACAACGGCTTTCGAGGCCGCCCCATTCGTCCGCTCTGGCAACTCTCCGCCGTCGACACTAGCGGCGCCCGTCGGGACCGGTCGAAACCGGTTCGCTCCGCATCCGACCCGTCCACCCAGGCGGCGGGGGCACCCGGACCAGCGGTCGCAGGACGGCGGGGCGGGATCGACGTGAAGGCTCAGCGGCGCTCGGCGAAGAACGCCGTGAGCAACGCCGCGCACTCGGCGGCGCGCACGTCGATGGTGGTGGCGAACTCGTGGTTCAGCCGGGGATCGCTGCCGAGGTGGTAGAGCGAGCCGCAGGCCCCCGCCTTCAGGTCACGAGCACCGAACACCAGCCGGCCGATGCGAGCGTTGACCAGGGCCCCGGCGCACATGGCGCACGGTTCGAGGGTCACCACGAGGGTGGCGTCGGAGAGCCGCCACCGGCCCAGGGCCTCGGCGGCGTCGCGAAGCGCCAGGACCTCGGCGTGGGCGGTGGGATCGCCGAGGAGCTCCCGCTCGTTGTGGCGCGCCGCGACCACCG
Proteins encoded:
- a CDS encoding glycoside hydrolase family 36 protein; this translates as MRLVVDRIEVPGAGRVRLSGPGGPGGGLEGLATSLSGPAPWPAELLPSGAEGERWSWRIVEDAGAPRAVRRAALVFRLVDVVGPVRMFRHGYQSWSPCGTAVFGRDRDPSLAAGSLELVRGVHQADQSVVDDPQELRSEWVTVLADSRGEAVLVGADGGTEHDTTFRLRSGEADPELWCEAFLGDLVLGPDEVRSFHDLVVAAGLPAEDLLAAWARLAGRVGGARTDAPFQVGWCSWYQYFHDVTEGDIVANLDRAGDWPFDVVQVDDGHQRAIGDWLVTNDRFPSGLEAMAARIRDAGHRPGIWLAPFLAAPDSEVATTHPDWLARFPDGSPLITMFNPPWGGGLDGFMYGLDTSHPEVLAHLEAVAATLVHAGFTYLKLDFTFSPSFDGVWHDRSLTPAQRVRAGFDAVRAGADRAARIAAPDEGAFLLGCGAPLAHVVGVVDGNRIGADVAPSWPVEPATEPLAGYVESQPSTANAWRNTAARSSMHRRLWLNDPDCVMLRTDHTALGETAATTWAHAVGVSGGMALVSDDLALLGPDARRLFDEVIALGRIADDAARAGSPPRPPGLMAAEAPERLSSAAGSLVVEVPTGRSRLDRG
- a CDS encoding ABC transporter ATP-binding protein, producing MHQSPHMLMGSDPDRVKGVKLGRRTMRRVLSFARPYTGAIVGFIGVIVVQALLELVPPLLLRRIIDQAIPEGDRSALHLLAALIVGAALTAAALSFVERWYSARIGEGVIYDLRVKLFDHVSAMPIAFFTRTQTGALMSRLNNDVIGAQRAVTTTLGSVVSNVIVLVTTLAAMLALEWRLTLMTLVVLPIFIIPAKRVGRRLSAMTREGFDLNASMNTTMTERFNVSGALLVKLFGHRSRESTEFSSRAGRVRDIGIRSAMYGRTFFIALTLVGAIGTALVYWFGGQLVISGTITLGTMVALAALVARIYAPLTGLSNARVDVMTALVSFDRVFEVLDLPNPITDRDGAVALEAPKGGIEFDHVSFRYPAASQVSLASLEAPGTDLDDQVGVEVLHDVTVSVEPGQLVALVGPSGAGKTTLSSLVPRLYDVTGGAVRIDGHDVRDLTLDSLRDAVGVVSQDPHLFHDTVASNLRYARPDATDAELIGACRAAQIHEVITALPEGYDTVVGERGYRLSGGEKQRLAIARMLVKDPAVVVLDEATSHLDSENESLVQQALATALEGRTALVIAHRLSTIRSADKILVIDRGRLVESGRHEELLAAEGLYAELYRTLVRGDVGDLIV
- the tadA gene encoding tRNA adenosine(34) deaminase TadA, coding for MPPTDDDLMGLALAEAQRSLAHGDVPVGALVVVDGAVVAARHNERELLGDPTAHAEVLALRDAAEALGRWRLSDATLVVTLEPCAMCAGALVNARIGRLVFGARDLKAGACGSLYHLGSDPRLNHEFATTIDVRAAECAALLTAFFAERR